A region from the Inhella inkyongensis genome encodes:
- a CDS encoding FmdB family zinc ribbon protein → MPIYAYRCSACGHAKDVLQKLSDAPLTACPACGAEAFSKQLTAAGFQLKGSGWYATDFKGGASAPAAASADSAPAPAPAAAGCGAACTSSGCH, encoded by the coding sequence ATGCCCATCTATGCCTATCGCTGCAGCGCCTGTGGCCACGCCAAGGATGTGCTGCAAAAACTCTCCGATGCCCCCCTGACCGCTTGCCCAGCCTGCGGTGCCGAGGCCTTTTCCAAGCAACTCACGGCGGCAGGCTTCCAGCTCAAGGGCTCGGGCTGGTATGCGACCGATTTCAAGGGCGGCGCCAGCGCGCCGGCTGCCGCATCGGCCGATAGCGCTCCCGCGCCTGCGCCGGCCGCCGCCGGTTGTGGCGCTGCCTGCACCAGCTCCGGCTGTCACTGA
- a CDS encoding DUF502 domain-containing protein yields the protein MRKYLIAGLLVWLPLAITIWVLLWVLGLLDGIFGGLIATVVKVVPPGLGEALRELRQIPGLGVLTLLLLMLGTGVFAANIVGQWWLKQWDRLLHQVPIVKSIYSSVKQVSDTLFSSKGNAFREAVLVEYPRAGSWTIAFVTGTPAPEVAPLLGDGSEHVSIYVPTTPNPTSGFFLMVPKSQLRPLAMSVDAALKHIISMGVVAPNATSTAAADGQGKGAPSDPNPIG from the coding sequence CTGCGCAAATACCTGATCGCCGGCCTCTTGGTCTGGCTGCCCCTGGCCATCACCATCTGGGTGCTGCTGTGGGTGCTGGGCCTGCTCGACGGCATCTTTGGCGGCCTGATCGCCACCGTGGTGAAGGTGGTGCCGCCCGGCTTGGGAGAGGCCCTGCGCGAGCTGCGCCAGATCCCCGGCCTGGGCGTGCTGACGCTCTTGCTGTTGATGCTGGGCACCGGCGTGTTCGCCGCCAACATCGTGGGGCAGTGGTGGCTCAAGCAATGGGACCGCCTGCTGCACCAGGTGCCCATCGTCAAAAGCATCTACAGCTCGGTCAAGCAGGTCAGCGACACCCTGTTCTCCAGCAAAGGCAATGCCTTTCGTGAGGCCGTGTTGGTGGAGTACCCGCGTGCCGGCAGCTGGACGATTGCCTTTGTCACCGGAACGCCGGCTCCCGAGGTGGCGCCCTTGCTGGGCGATGGCAGCGAGCATGTTTCGATCTATGTGCCCACCACGCCCAACCCGACATCGGGCTTCTTCCTGATGGTGCCCAAGAGCCAGTTGCGCCCGCTGGCCATGAGCGTGGACGCCGCGCTCAAGCACATCATTTCCATGGGTGTCGTGGCACCGAATGCCACATCAACGGCGGCAGCAGATGGACAGGGTAAGGGGGCGCCGAGCGACCCCAATCCGATCGGCTGA
- the aspS gene encoding aspartate--tRNA ligase, giving the protein MRTSYCGDVSEALLGQEVTLMGWAHRRRDHGGVIFIDLRDRQGLVQIVCDPDRAEMFKTAEGVRGEFCLQVKGLVRARPAGTENAGLTSGKIEVLCHELVVLNPSVTPPFQLDDENLSETTRLTHRVLDLRRPQMQKNLMLRYRVAMESRKYLDEMGFVDIETPMLTKSTPEGARDYLVPSRVQDGQFFALPQSPQLFKQLLMVSGFDRYYQITKCFRDEDLRADRQPEFTQIDIETSFLTEEEIRSMFEGMIRHVFRKALNVELGDYPVMAYAEAMHRFGSDKPDLRVKLEFTELTDCMADVDFKVFSGPATTPGGRVVALRVPGGAEMSRGEIDAYTEFVKIYGAKGLAWVKVNEVAKGRDGLQSPIVKNIHDAAIAEILKRTGAQDGDILFFGADKAKVVNDAIGALRIKIGHSEFAKAKGLFEDRWAPLWVVDFPMFEHDEENNRWAAVHHPFTAPKDGHEDFMVTDPGRCIAKAYDMVLNGWELGGGSVRIHRAEVQAKVFAALNISEEDQRLKFGFLLDALQYGAPPHGGLAFGLDRLVTLMTKAESIRDVIAFPKTQRAQCLLTGAPSNVDEKQLRELHIRLRNATPAA; this is encoded by the coding sequence ATGCGTACGAGTTATTGCGGTGATGTGAGCGAGGCCCTGCTGGGCCAAGAAGTGACCTTGATGGGTTGGGCCCATCGCCGGCGCGACCACGGTGGCGTGATCTTCATCGACCTGCGCGATCGTCAGGGTCTGGTGCAGATCGTCTGCGACCCCGATCGTGCCGAGATGTTCAAGACCGCCGAGGGCGTGCGGGGCGAGTTCTGCTTGCAGGTCAAGGGTCTGGTGCGCGCACGCCCGGCCGGCACCGAGAACGCCGGGCTGACCAGCGGCAAGATCGAGGTGCTCTGCCATGAGCTGGTGGTGCTCAACCCCAGCGTCACGCCGCCCTTCCAGCTGGACGATGAGAACCTCAGCGAGACCACGCGCCTGACGCATCGCGTGCTGGATCTGCGCCGTCCGCAGATGCAGAAGAACCTGATGCTGCGCTATCGCGTGGCGATGGAATCGCGCAAATACCTGGACGAAATGGGCTTTGTCGACATCGAGACCCCGATGCTGACCAAGAGCACGCCCGAAGGTGCGCGCGATTACCTCGTGCCCAGCCGAGTGCAGGACGGCCAATTCTTCGCGCTGCCCCAGAGCCCCCAGCTCTTCAAGCAGCTCTTGATGGTCTCGGGCTTCGATCGCTACTACCAGATCACCAAGTGCTTCCGCGACGAAGACCTGCGCGCCGACCGCCAGCCCGAGTTCACCCAGATCGATATCGAGACCTCTTTCCTGACGGAAGAGGAAATCCGCTCGATGTTCGAAGGGATGATCCGTCATGTGTTCCGCAAGGCCTTGAACGTCGAGTTGGGTGACTATCCGGTGATGGCCTATGCCGAGGCGATGCACCGCTTCGGTTCGGACAAGCCGGACCTGCGCGTCAAGCTCGAGTTCACCGAGCTGACCGACTGCATGGCCGATGTGGACTTCAAGGTCTTCAGCGGCCCCGCCACCACCCCGGGTGGCCGCGTGGTGGCCCTGCGCGTGCCGGGCGGTGCGGAGATGAGCCGCGGCGAAATCGACGCCTACACCGAGTTCGTCAAGATCTACGGCGCCAAGGGTCTGGCCTGGGTCAAGGTCAATGAAGTGGCCAAGGGCCGCGATGGCCTGCAGAGCCCCATCGTCAAGAACATCCATGACGCTGCGATCGCCGAGATCTTGAAGCGCACCGGTGCGCAGGATGGCGACATCCTGTTCTTCGGCGCCGACAAGGCCAAGGTCGTCAACGACGCCATCGGCGCGCTGCGTATCAAGATCGGCCACAGTGAATTTGCCAAGGCCAAGGGTCTGTTCGAAGACCGTTGGGCGCCGCTGTGGGTGGTGGACTTCCCGATGTTCGAGCACGACGAAGAGAACAACCGCTGGGCGGCCGTGCACCACCCCTTCACCGCGCCCAAGGATGGGCACGAGGACTTCATGGTGACCGATCCCGGGCGTTGCATTGCCAAGGCCTACGACATGGTGCTCAACGGCTGGGAATTGGGCGGCGGCTCGGTTCGTATCCACCGCGCCGAAGTGCAGGCCAAGGTGTTCGCCGCGCTGAACATCAGCGAAGAAGACCAGCGCCTCAAGTTCGGCTTCCTGCTCGACGCCCTGCAGTACGGCGCGCCCCCGCACGGTGGCCTGGCCTTCGGCCTGGACCGCCTGGTCACGCTGATGACCAAGGCCGAGTCGATCCGCGACGTGATCGCCTTCCCCAAGACCCAGCGCGCCCAGTGCTTGCTGACCGGGGCGCCGTCCAACGTGGACGAGAAGCAGCTGCGCGAGTTGCACATCCGTCTGCGGAATGCCACTCCGGCTGCTTGA
- a CDS encoding CsgG/HfaB family protein, whose protein sequence is MRTKASVLAVWVLLAACGKQGTELGEGGSVISGSAGPAGAKNAAKQLVKCDAPVATLALVENPNGYVYGGARGLPESPLPLVRLLAQQSGCFRVMDRNAGLKQVIQEQELKDAGVLRQKGSTVQKGKGYEAQYALTPSLTFSQMDAGREVGGLMGQIPVLRSFVGAAEQVKLKEAQVALMLVDTETTEQVAAATGSVRVTDLGVGGFVLGKLGGAAGAGWANSAEGKVIAAAFLDAHNQLVEQARELQAKELPPGVVTKRKASE, encoded by the coding sequence ATGAGAACAAAGGCATCTGTGTTGGCGGTGTGGGTGTTGTTGGCGGCCTGCGGCAAGCAGGGCACGGAGCTGGGCGAGGGCGGATCCGTCATCAGCGGCTCGGCCGGCCCCGCTGGGGCCAAGAATGCCGCCAAGCAGCTCGTGAAATGCGATGCCCCGGTGGCCACCCTGGCCCTGGTGGAGAACCCCAACGGCTACGTCTATGGCGGTGCACGTGGCCTCCCGGAGAGTCCCTTGCCTCTGGTGCGTCTGCTGGCGCAACAAAGCGGCTGCTTTCGCGTGATGGACCGCAATGCCGGCCTCAAGCAGGTGATTCAGGAGCAAGAGCTCAAGGACGCCGGCGTATTGCGTCAGAAGGGCAGCACAGTGCAGAAGGGCAAGGGCTATGAGGCCCAGTACGCGCTGACGCCCTCGCTGACCTTCAGCCAAATGGACGCCGGTCGCGAGGTGGGCGGACTGATGGGGCAGATCCCGGTGCTCAGGAGCTTTGTCGGCGCCGCCGAGCAGGTCAAGCTCAAGGAGGCTCAGGTGGCCCTGATGCTGGTGGACACCGAAACCACCGAGCAGGTGGCCGCCGCCACGGGCTCGGTGCGCGTCACCGATCTGGGCGTGGGTGGCTTCGTGCTGGGCAAGCTGGGCGGCGCAGCCGGCGCCGGCTGGGCCAATAGCGCCGAGGGCAAGGTGATTGCGGCGGCCTTCCTGGACGCGCACAACCAGCTGGTGGAGCAGGCGCGTGAGCTACAGGCCAAGGAGTTGCCGCCAGGAGTGGTGACGAAGAGGAAGGCGAGTGAGTAG
- a CDS encoding PQQ-like beta-propeller repeat protein: MSKPIQFRCDVALPRSTGTSCLHRAKPRLSMVLAASLLWGCGGGGGGGGSTSEPQPNGNWLSLTPSPLEVTNYEGETRFISITATASRVVEGNFNIGIIDSKGITTGTVDLMSTSQMSYVAKMQLAPSLAVGTHEGSLEVRVCRDSPLTCAQPISGSPWQVPYKVSIRSATNLTPLVPLPGALEWSTSRGNSARTAVVDADVSAANFNRRWALRSGLSGALSHSGRLFGWNNSGIAAYAEHDGSKIWGRGDGGSSERDWHSGLTVSNGRLWVIAEDYDWTISQLGSNLLAYDSKLGTLLSTTRLEPSPQKIDFEIPRVPSAVIDQGAVFSGTISGTVRRHAEADGKLSWSAMPSSEPLSPMQRGLPVSVAHGRLVGFDGRRLIAMDPATGATLFSIKAEGGTANYQGAAPVLASADRAYVTSYFSHTAPNPVSAGGRLTAFDLSTRTQRWTRGEMISSSAVEKDRTVYVVDSGNSLLALDSATGAEQWRWGPAQARDAFPGKEYPLLIVGKYVFISMGDATYAVDSVSRKTAWEYPMGGSLAVTANGTLVISGIHGVVAVNLR; this comes from the coding sequence ATGAGCAAACCGATTCAATTTCGGTGTGACGTGGCGTTGCCGCGCTCAACGGGCACATCGTGCCTCCATCGCGCTAAGCCTCGGTTAAGCATGGTGCTTGCTGCTAGTTTGCTTTGGGGCTGCGGCGGAGGAGGCGGTGGTGGTGGCTCGACATCCGAACCGCAACCAAATGGCAACTGGCTGAGCCTTACGCCCTCGCCCTTGGAGGTCACGAACTACGAAGGCGAAACCCGGTTCATCTCCATCACGGCGACGGCATCAAGGGTTGTCGAAGGTAATTTCAACATCGGCATCATTGATAGCAAGGGCATCACCACTGGAACCGTGGACCTGATGTCCACCAGCCAGATGAGCTATGTCGCCAAGATGCAGCTTGCCCCTTCGTTGGCGGTTGGTACTCATGAAGGCAGCCTGGAGGTGCGAGTCTGTCGGGATAGTCCCCTGACCTGCGCCCAGCCGATTTCGGGCTCTCCCTGGCAAGTTCCCTATAAGGTCTCTATCCGGAGTGCGACTAACCTGACGCCCCTCGTACCGCTGCCCGGTGCCTTGGAATGGTCGACGAGTCGAGGGAATTCGGCGCGCACTGCTGTTGTCGACGCTGACGTGTCTGCGGCTAATTTCAATCGCCGCTGGGCTCTACGTTCCGGCCTCTCCGGCGCGCTCTCTCATTCGGGCCGATTGTTCGGCTGGAACAACTCTGGCATTGCCGCCTACGCGGAGCATGACGGCAGCAAGATCTGGGGGCGCGGTGATGGGGGCTCGTCGGAGCGCGATTGGCATAGCGGTCTGACGGTCAGTAATGGTCGATTGTGGGTCATTGCCGAAGACTATGACTGGACGATCAGTCAACTGGGCTCAAATCTGCTTGCATATGACAGCAAGTTGGGAACTCTGCTCTCCACGACAAGGCTTGAGCCGTCGCCGCAAAAAATCGACTTCGAAATTCCCCGCGTGCCCTCCGCAGTGATCGACCAGGGCGCCGTATTTAGCGGCACGATAAGTGGCACCGTTCGCCGACATGCGGAGGCGGATGGCAAGCTTAGTTGGAGCGCGATGCCGTCGAGCGAACCGCTCTCTCCGATGCAGCGCGGACTGCCTGTCTCGGTGGCCCACGGACGCTTGGTCGGGTTCGACGGTAGGCGGCTAATTGCGATGGATCCGGCGACCGGTGCCACCCTATTTAGCATCAAGGCCGAGGGCGGCACCGCCAACTATCAGGGTGCTGCACCCGTGCTTGCCAGTGCAGATCGCGCGTACGTGACTTCGTACTTTAGTCACACGGCCCCGAATCCTGTAAGTGCCGGCGGCCGGTTAACCGCCTTTGACCTGTCCACGCGCACTCAACGCTGGACTCGGGGCGAAATGATTTCATCGAGTGCAGTTGAAAAGGACCGTACCGTTTATGTTGTCGATAGCGGCAACTCCTTGTTGGCTCTGGACAGCGCCACCGGCGCTGAGCAGTGGCGTTGGGGGCCAGCTCAGGCCCGCGATGCCTTCCCTGGCAAGGAATACCCTCTGCTGATCGTCGGCAAGTACGTTTTCATTTCTATGGGTGATGCCACCTACGCTGTGGACAGCGTTTCGCGAAAGACCGCTTGGGAGTATCCGATGGGCGGATCGCTAGCGGTGACTGCGAATGGGACGTTGGTGATCTCGGGTATTCACGGTGTGGTGGCTGTGAACTTGCGGTGA
- the nudB gene encoding dihydroneopterin triphosphate diphosphatase, which produces MHPPPFKIPESVLVVIHTPAREVLLIERADAPGYWQSVTGAKDRLDESWESTARREVAEETGIEGGELTDWGLENVYEIYPRWRHRYAPGVTHNREHVLGLCVPAGTPVRLNPREHLRWQWLPWDQAADACFSPSNAEAVLMLPRFMPRFS; this is translated from the coding sequence GTGCACCCGCCCCCCTTCAAGATCCCCGAGTCGGTGCTGGTGGTGATCCACACCCCGGCCCGCGAGGTCTTGCTGATCGAGCGTGCCGATGCGCCGGGTTATTGGCAGTCGGTCACCGGCGCCAAAGATCGCCTGGATGAAAGCTGGGAGTCCACCGCGCGGCGCGAGGTGGCGGAAGAGACCGGCATCGAAGGCGGCGAGTTGACCGATTGGGGCCTGGAGAACGTCTACGAGATTTATCCGCGCTGGCGCCACCGCTACGCCCCCGGCGTGACGCACAACCGCGAGCATGTGCTGGGCCTGTGCGTGCCGGCCGGCACACCGGTGCGCTTGAATCCGCGCGAGCACCTGCGCTGGCAGTGGCTGCCCTGGGATCAGGCCGCGGACGCCTGCTTCTCGCCCTCGAACGCTGAGGCCGTTCTGATGTTGCCGCGCTTTATGCCGCGCTTCTCCTGA